CCTTGAACAGTTTCCGGTAGCCGGGAATTTTCTTCATCTTGGCGACCATCTCGTCATGATTGGCAAAGCCATGCTCGACGGGGTTGACAAGCGGCCCGACCGACTGCTCCTCCAACGTGGCGGCCCGGCCATCCCAGAACTGGGCCTTGCTGAACAGCCGGTTGAGCGACGCGGGCGCGCTGCGGCCTCCCTTGAGCCCGTGGATGCCGGCCGACACCGGCTTGCCGTCCGTGAAGGCGAATTGCGCCATGTGGCAGCTGGCGCAGGCGATCGTATTGTTTTTCGACAAGCGCTTGTCGAAAAACAGGAGCCGTCCCAACTCGATCTTGCCCTTCGTCAGGGGATTGTCGGCCGGGATGACGATGGCGCTCTCGTCCAGACCGAAGGGGAGCTGCAACTTGTAGTTCCCCGTGGCGGGCGATACGGCCCCGCGCGCCGCGTCGGACGGGAGCGCGCTGCCTGGCCCCAGCGCCGTCAACAAACATGCGGACAACAGGATCATCAACGGTTTGAATTTCATTGCGAACCTCCTTCCCAAATCCTGCAACAGGCCATGTGATGTTCGACACATGCCGCGCAATCGTTCAGCGGCATCGGGCGCATACTCCTTCGACGACTAGGCGCACCTCCTCGACCTGGTAGCGCTTAAGACTCTTGCGCACACGATCGGCCGTCATCAGCGCATAGGGCATGTCTTCCACGTTCCCGCACCGCAGACACTTGAAGTGGTGATGCTGAGACACGTTGGGGTCCACGCGTGTCTTGTCCTGCTGGATCAGCACTTCCTGGAGCATGCCGGCCTTCACCAGCGTCTTGATCGTGTTATAGACCGTGGCGCGGGAGATATAGGGAAAGCGCTTGTGGACCTTGCGATAGACCTCGTCGGGCGAGGGGTGATCCGTATTGCCCTGGAGAAATTCCAGGACGGCCGCCCGCTGGGCCGTGACCTTGACGGATTTTTCGATGAGATGTTGGGCCGGCGTCTTCATGGTGATTAGACTAATTCTAACTTAAGAATTTGTCAAGTCATGCGGCGAGCCCTGGGCGCATGCGCCAAAACACGGCGCTTACTTCTTGCGCACGAGAATGCGGAGGGGGGTTCCGAGGAAGTCGTATTGTTCCCGCAGGCGGTTTTCCAGGAACCGGAGGTAGTTTTTAGTCACGTCGTCCGGGTGGCCCACGAAGAGCGCGAAGGCCGGCGGTTTCGTCGCCACTTGGGTCATGAAGACGGATTTGATCGCCTTGCTGGGCTTGCCCTTGCGGACCGGGAGGGGATTCTCTTCCAGAATGGCTTGCAGGAACTTGTTCAGCGGTCCGGTGGGCACGCGGACCGTGAAAGCATTGACCACCCGATCGATCAGCCGGAAGATCTCGCGCACCGAGTCCGGCTTCATGGCCGAGCCGTACAGCACCGGCGCCCAGGGCAGGAACGGGAACTTCCGCTGGAGTTCGGCCTCGTATTCCTGGCGGGCCTCCGGGTCGCTCTCGCGCAGGTCCCACTTGTTGACCACCAGGATGCAGGCGCGGCCTTGCTTCAGGGCGAGCCCGGCGATCTTCGTATCCTGTTCGGTGATGCCCTCGACCGCATCCAGCAGCAGGACGGCGATGTCCGACCGGCCCATGGCTTTCAGAGCCCGGGCCACGCTGAAGCCTTCGATGCCCCGTTCGATCTTGCCGCGGCGCCGGATGCCGGCCGTGTCGGTGAAGACGTACTTGCGGTCCTGATAGGTCACGAGCGTATCGATCGGATCGCGCGTGGTGCCGGCTACGGCGCTGACCAGGACCCGATCTTCCCCGAGGAGGCTGTTCACCAGCGTGGATTTGCCGACATTGGGGCGGCCCACCACGGCGATGCGCGGCAGGTTCGCCGGGCTCTGGTCGGTTTCCCCTTCCGGCAGCAGGTGATGGAAGGCATCGAGCAAGTCATCCACCCCGATGCCGTGCTCGGCCGAGACCGGGAAGAACTGGCCCTGTCCGATCTTGTAGAAGTCGGCCATCAGAGCCTCGGCTTTGAGCGTGTCGATCTTATTGATCGCGTAGAACACCGGCTTGTTGATGCCGCGCAGAAGGGTGACCACTTCCTCGTCCGGAGGCGTCAGACCCGCGCGCCCATCCATCACGAAGATCAGGATGTCCGCTTCCGCGATCGCGATCTGCGATTGGCGCTTGATCAGGGCCAACATGCCGTCGGCGGCAGCCGGGTCCAGTCCGCCCGTATCCACGAGGCGGAACGGCCGGCCCCGGTAGGTCCCGTCGGCGTAGTTGCGGTCGCGGGTCACGCCCGGCACGTCGTCCACGATCGCGGGCTTCCCGCCCAGGATGCGGTTGAACAGCGTGGACTTGCCCACGTTGGGCCGGCCGATGATGGCGATCAATGGTGCAGACATGGCAACGGACCGTACCACAGGGGTTTCGACAAAGACAAGAAACGTAGGAGGGGGCAGCGTATAATAAAGGCGGTTGAGGCCTCGGGCGATTCATTGCCGGTGTGCGAGGAAGTGCCATGAAGCCACGGATCAGAATCATGCTGGGCCTGGTGTTGTTCGCAGGGCTGTCGAGCGGCTGCGCGTCGGAGTTGTACAATGCGGCGGAGCGGGGCGATCTCAAGGCCGTTCAGACCCTGGTGGGTCAGGGGGCGGTCATTAACGAGGCATCGGGTATTGACGGAGAGGTGCCGCTGGTCGGGGCGGCGCAAAACGGCAAGATGGAAGTCGTGCAGTTCCTGCTCAGCCACGGTGCAGATGTGAATAAGGCCGATGACTTTGAACGGACCGCCCTACATGCTGCGGCTGCCGGTGGACATCTCTCGATTGTGCAGCTGTTGCTGGAGCGAGGAGCCAACGTCAACAGTCAGAATCGCTTCAAGTTTACTCCCTTGTCCTCGGCAGCTTCAGCAGGCCATGCACAAGTCGTGAAGTTATTGCTCGATCGAGGGGCGGACGTCTCGATACCCGATTACTGGGGTACGCAGCCTCTCTGGTGGGCGGTGAGAGGCAATGGGAATGCCGAGATCGTGCAAATGCTGTTGGAGCATGGCGCAGATCCGGGCGTCAAAGGCAGGGAAATCGATATCATGCAGGACTGGCGCCCTCCCTTGACGGTCGCGCAGGAGAAGGGCAATACCAGGGTTATCCGGCTGCTTCAACAGGCCGAGGCTCGGCTATTGGGAGCGGCCGATGCCCCGTCGGTGCCCACTGCGGCGCCCGCGTCACCCGCACCAGCAGCCGTCCCGGCGAGCGACGTGGACCAGCCGCCGGCTGTACGTGCGAAGCCCAGGGAGAACGCCTACGCAGTCGTCATCGGCATCGATACCTATCGCAATAAGCTTCCGAAGGCCGACTATGCCTCCCATGATGCCGAGATTATGGGTACCTATCTGACGAACGTCATGGGTTATGAGGAGGAGAACGTGGCGGTGCTGCTCAATGACCGAGCCGCCAAGACCGACTTGGAAAAGTACATCGAACATTGGCTGCCCAAGCGAGTCGAGCCGGGGGCCTCAGTGTTCATTTATTTTTCCGGGCACGGCGCGCCCAATCCCAAGACCGGTGATGCCTACCTGGTGCCCTACGACGGAGATCCGGCCTTTGTGGACGCGACCGGCTACCCCTTGAAGCGGCTCTACGACCAGGTGGGCAAGCTCCAAGCCAAGGAAATCGTCGTCATGTTGGATTCTTGTTTCTCCGGCGCGGGCGGCCGATCGGTGATCGCCAAAGGGATGAGGCCGATGGTCCTCTCGGTGGAGAATCCGGTCCTGGCCGGAGGCAAGACGGTCGTGCTGGCGGCCAGCCAGGGCGATCAGGTCTCCAGCACCT
This genomic stretch from Nitrospirota bacterium harbors:
- a CDS encoding transcriptional repressor, encoding MKTPAQHLIEKSVKVTAQRAAVLEFLQGNTDHPSPDEVYRKVHKRFPYISRATVYNTIKTLVKAGMLQEVLIQQDKTRVDPNVSQHHHFKCLRCGNVEDMPYALMTADRVRKSLKRYQVEEVRLVVEGVCARCR
- the der gene encoding ribosome biogenesis GTPase Der, whose protein sequence is MSAPLIAIIGRPNVGKSTLFNRILGGKPAIVDDVPGVTRDRNYADGTYRGRPFRLVDTGGLDPAAADGMLALIKRQSQIAIAEADILIFVMDGRAGLTPPDEEVVTLLRGINKPVFYAINKIDTLKAEALMADFYKIGQGQFFPVSAEHGIGVDDLLDAFHHLLPEGETDQSPANLPRIAVVGRPNVGKSTLVNSLLGEDRVLVSAVAGTTRDPIDTLVTYQDRKYVFTDTAGIRRRGKIERGIEGFSVARALKAMGRSDIAVLLLDAVEGITEQDTKIAGLALKQGRACILVVNKWDLRESDPEARQEYEAELQRKFPFLPWAPVLYGSAMKPDSVREIFRLIDRVVNAFTVRVPTGPLNKFLQAILEENPLPVRKGKPSKAIKSVFMTQVATKPPAFALFVGHPDDVTKNYLRFLENRLREQYDFLGTPLRILVRKK
- a CDS encoding peptidase C14 yields the protein MKPRIRIMLGLVLFAGLSSGCASELYNAAERGDLKAVQTLVGQGAVINEASGIDGEVPLVGAAQNGKMEVVQFLLSHGADVNKADDFERTALHAAAAGGHLSIVQLLLERGANVNSQNRFKFTPLSSAASAGHAQVVKLLLDRGADVSIPDYWGTQPLWWAVRGNGNAEIVQMLLEHGADPGVKGREIDIMQDWRPPLTVAQEKGNTRVIRLLQQAEARLLGAADAPSVPTAAPASPAPAAVPASDVDQPPAVRAKPRENAYAVVIGIDTYRNKLPKADYASHDAEIMGTYLTNVMGYEEENVAVLLNDRAAKTDLEKYIEHWLPKRVEPGASVFIYFSGHGAPNPKTGDAYLVPYDGDPAFVDATGYPLKRLYDQVGKLQAKEIVVMLDSCFSGAGGRSVIAKGMRPMVLSVENPVLAGGKTVVLAASQGDQVSSTYDQKGHGLLTYFFLKGLQGEADRNKDGSVDLAELFSYLKPQVERKARRDFNNEQTPQLLGSPELLRRGVRLVERAGP